One Halosegnis longus DNA window includes the following coding sequences:
- a CDS encoding ABC transporter ATP-binding protein, whose amino-acid sequence MTDESVFDRYRADVDQPMRRLFAAYGEPRYGWFALGVVANLLAQFASLAPPLVLGAAVNRLNGQTYSLPLVPGSLLPTGQEPLFWLSVAFIGGAFLLTGIFTYVYGVAANEFAHGVMHAVRVDCFEKMSRLDMSFFDDKQTGETMSILSSDTENLEMFLDNALTGAVRLGAMLLGIGIVLFLENAYLAVVTLLVAPVMAAFTYWFMKRAEPLYAARRSSMGKLNTRLENSIAGIELTKTTASESYEAERVRGSSKQLFEDTMSMLRLSYFYRPGMELLAGVSFSLTFLVGGYWLFVGAPPGTTGQLQVGTFVSFLFLSQRFATPLAEVSNIIDQYENAKASSERVFGLMDIPVEVDDPEDGTELTDVDGEVVYDDVSFAYDDSETVIDGVSFEAAPGETVALVGPTGAGKSTMLKLLLRMYDVTDGEIRVDDHDIRDVTLESLRSHIGYVGQETFLFDGTIADNIRYGDFDASDRQVREAATAAEADEFIRSFPDGYETRVGERGVKLSGGQRQRIAIARVVLQDPELLVLDEATSAVDTETEYLIQKSLDSLSANRTTFAIAHRLSTVKGADEILVMEDGEVTERGDHETLLAEGGLYADLWSVQAGDLESLPEDFESRVINESD is encoded by the coding sequence ATGACAGACGAGAGCGTCTTCGACCGCTACCGCGCGGACGTGGACCAACCGATGCGGCGGCTGTTCGCGGCCTACGGCGAACCACGGTACGGCTGGTTCGCGCTCGGGGTCGTCGCCAACCTGCTCGCGCAGTTCGCCTCGCTCGCGCCGCCGCTCGTGCTCGGCGCGGCCGTGAACCGACTCAACGGGCAGACGTACTCGCTCCCGCTCGTGCCGGGGTCGCTGTTGCCGACCGGCCAGGAGCCGCTGTTCTGGCTCTCGGTCGCGTTCATCGGCGGCGCGTTCCTCCTGACGGGCATCTTTACCTACGTGTACGGCGTCGCCGCCAACGAGTTCGCCCACGGCGTGATGCACGCCGTCCGGGTGGACTGCTTCGAGAAGATGAGCCGGCTGGATATGTCCTTCTTCGACGACAAACAGACCGGCGAGACGATGTCGATTCTCTCCTCGGACACGGAGAATCTGGAGATGTTTCTGGACAACGCGCTCACCGGCGCGGTCCGGCTCGGCGCGATGTTGCTCGGTATCGGTATCGTGCTCTTTCTCGAGAACGCGTATCTCGCGGTCGTCACCCTGCTCGTCGCACCCGTGATGGCCGCGTTCACCTACTGGTTCATGAAGCGGGCCGAGCCGCTGTACGCGGCCCGCCGCTCCTCAATGGGAAAGCTCAACACGCGACTGGAGAACTCGATTGCGGGCATCGAACTGACGAAGACGACCGCGAGTGAGTCCTACGAGGCCGAACGCGTCCGTGGCTCCTCGAAACAGCTGTTCGAGGACACGATGTCGATGCTCCGGCTCTCGTACTTCTACCGGCCGGGGATGGAACTGCTCGCCGGCGTCTCCTTCTCGCTCACCTTCCTCGTGGGCGGCTACTGGCTGTTCGTCGGCGCGCCGCCGGGTACGACCGGCCAGCTCCAGGTCGGGACGTTCGTCTCCTTCCTGTTCCTCTCACAGCGGTTCGCGACGCCGCTGGCCGAGGTGTCGAACATCATCGACCAGTACGAGAACGCGAAGGCCTCCTCCGAGCGCGTCTTCGGCCTGATGGACATTCCCGTCGAGGTCGACGACCCCGAGGACGGCACCGAACTCACCGACGTGGACGGAGAGGTCGTCTACGACGACGTGAGCTTCGCGTACGACGATTCCGAGACGGTCATCGACGGCGTGAGCTTCGAGGCGGCCCCGGGCGAGACGGTCGCGCTCGTCGGCCCCACCGGTGCGGGCAAGTCGACGATGCTCAAGCTCCTGCTCCGGATGTACGACGTGACCGACGGCGAGATTCGGGTCGACGACCACGACATCCGGGACGTGACACTCGAATCGCTCCGGAGTCACATCGGCTACGTCGGCCAGGAGACGTTCCTCTTCGACGGCACCATCGCCGACAACATCCGGTACGGCGACTTCGACGCGAGCGACCGGCAGGTGCGCGAGGCCGCGACGGCCGCCGAAGCCGACGAGTTCATCCGGTCGTTCCCGGACGGGTACGAGACTCGGGTGGGCGAGCGGGGCGTGAAGCTGTCGGGCGGCCAGCGCCAGCGTATCGCCATCGCGCGCGTCGTCCTGCAGGACCCCGAACTGCTCGTCCTCGATGAGGCGACGAGTGCGGTCGACACCGAGACGGAGTATCTCATCCAGAAGTCGCTCGATTCCCTGTCCGCGAACCGGACGACGTTCGCCATCGCCCACCGGCTCTCGACGGTGAAAGGGGCCGACGAGATTCTCGTCATGGAAGACGGGGAAGTGACCGAACGCGGCGACCACGAGACGCTGCTCGCGGAGGGTGGACTGTACGCCGACCTCTGGAGCGTGCAGGCCGGCGACCTCGAATCGCTGCCCGAGGACTTCGAGTCGCGCGTCATCAACGAGAGCGACTGA
- the glyS gene encoding glycine--tRNA ligase, producing the protein MSELETVAELAKRRGFFFQTAESYGGVGGFFTYGPQGSALKRNVEDRWRDRFVTRAGNMEVSAPDVMPEPVFEASGHLDGFDDMIVECPECDASHRADHLVEDNSEHEDAEALGIERVADLLGELDIACPDCGTPLGGESVEEFNLMFGTDIGPGSSQPGYLRPETAQGIFTEFPRLKEYARGQLPFGVAQIGDAYRNEIAPRRGLIRVRAFTQAELEQFIDPAEDEPDIDSVADVELPLYSAAAQAGDGQQETYTVREAVEEGVIESEWIAYYLGLARDWYETIGIDMDRFRYRQHKAGERAHYAADCWDAETELDGEWVEVTGFAYRSDYDLTNHAEATGDTFTVFKQYDEPQTVERPSVDPDMATLGPEFGGQAGAVADALESLAATDPDAFDGDTVTVEVDGESVEVDTDVANFAVETVTEAGEHITPHVVEPSFGIGRLFYSVLVHSYETDEVDGEERTYLSLPAELAPTFACVVPLVSNEPALVEQAEQTREQLREAGLAVAYDESGAIGRRYRRQDEIGTPVCVTVDHETIEEEPTSVTVRDRDTTAQARVPVDELQECLLALRAGTDFADLLERDTVTPL; encoded by the coding sequence GTGAGCGAACTGGAGACCGTCGCCGAACTCGCCAAGCGCCGCGGCTTCTTCTTCCAGACCGCAGAATCGTACGGCGGCGTCGGCGGCTTCTTCACCTACGGTCCCCAAGGGTCTGCGCTCAAGCGCAACGTCGAGGACAGATGGCGCGACCGGTTCGTCACCCGCGCCGGCAACATGGAGGTGTCAGCGCCGGACGTGATGCCCGAACCCGTCTTCGAGGCCTCCGGCCACCTCGACGGCTTCGACGACATGATCGTCGAGTGTCCCGAGTGTGACGCCTCCCACCGCGCAGACCACCTCGTCGAGGACAACTCCGAGCACGAGGACGCCGAGGCCCTCGGCATCGAGCGGGTCGCCGACCTGCTGGGCGAACTCGACATCGCCTGTCCCGACTGTGGCACCCCGCTCGGCGGCGAGTCGGTCGAGGAGTTCAACCTCATGTTCGGCACCGACATCGGTCCCGGCTCCTCACAGCCCGGCTATCTCCGCCCGGAGACCGCACAGGGTATCTTCACCGAGTTCCCGCGGCTGAAGGAGTACGCCCGCGGCCAGCTCCCGTTCGGCGTCGCGCAAATCGGTGACGCCTACCGGAACGAAATCGCCCCGAGACGCGGGCTTATCCGCGTGCGCGCCTTCACGCAGGCCGAACTCGAACAGTTCATCGACCCCGCCGAGGACGAACCGGACATCGACTCCGTGGCCGACGTGGAACTGCCACTCTACTCCGCCGCGGCACAGGCGGGCGACGGACAACAGGAGACCTACACCGTCCGCGAGGCGGTCGAGGAGGGCGTCATCGAGTCGGAGTGGATCGCCTACTACCTCGGGCTCGCGCGCGACTGGTACGAGACCATCGGCATCGACATGGACCGCTTCCGCTACCGCCAGCACAAGGCGGGCGAGCGCGCCCACTACGCCGCCGACTGTTGGGACGCCGAGACGGAACTCGACGGCGAGTGGGTCGAGGTGACCGGCTTCGCGTATCGCAGCGACTACGACCTCACCAACCACGCCGAGGCGACCGGGGACACGTTTACCGTGTTCAAACAGTACGACGAGCCGCAGACGGTCGAGCGCCCGAGCGTCGACCCCGACATGGCGACCCTCGGCCCGGAGTTCGGTGGGCAGGCCGGCGCGGTCGCCGACGCGCTCGAATCGCTGGCCGCCACTGACCCGGACGCCTTCGACGGCGACACCGTCACGGTCGAGGTCGACGGCGAGTCGGTCGAGGTGGACACCGACGTGGCGAACTTCGCGGTGGAGACCGTCACCGAGGCGGGCGAACACATCACGCCACACGTCGTCGAGCCGTCGTTCGGTATCGGCCGGCTGTTCTACTCCGTGCTCGTCCACAGCTACGAGACCGACGAGGTGGACGGCGAGGAACGAACCTACCTCTCCTTACCGGCCGAACTCGCGCCGACGTTCGCGTGTGTCGTCCCGCTGGTCTCGAACGAGCCGGCGCTGGTCGAGCAGGCCGAGCAGACGCGCGAACAGCTTCGAGAAGCGGGGCTGGCCGTCGCCTACGACGAGTCGGGCGCTATCGGTCGCCGCTACCGCCGACAGGACGAAATCGGTACGCCCGTCTGTGTCACCGTCGACCACGAGACCATCGAGGAAGAGCCGACGAGCGTCACCGTCCGCGACCGCGACACCACGGCCCAGGCGCGTGTCCCGGTCGACGAACTACAGGAGTGTCTGCTCGCGCTCCGTGCCGGCACCGACTTCGCCGACCTGCTCGAGCGCGACACCGTCACCCCACTGTAG
- a CDS encoding dolichol kinase, translated as MAHEVQRRLVHASGGVFPLAYVADLYSYRVLQYGFAAGVLAVAVLETLRLSGVVNWALFDRLTREYEQENVAGYALYVVSIAVVLWLFSPAIAIPATLMLAFGDPISGLLGSDERRRVKQSFVLLVMFAVCTLLALPFVGTYAAVAGAVAATLADGATPTVAGYVIDDNLTIPPAAAVAMLAVMGL; from the coding sequence ATGGCACACGAGGTCCAGCGGCGACTCGTCCACGCCTCGGGCGGAGTGTTCCCGCTGGCGTACGTCGCTGACCTCTACTCGTATCGCGTCCTCCAGTACGGCTTCGCTGCCGGCGTTCTCGCCGTCGCTGTCCTCGAAACCCTCCGTCTGTCCGGCGTCGTCAACTGGGCGCTGTTCGACCGACTCACCCGCGAGTACGAACAGGAGAACGTCGCCGGCTACGCGCTGTACGTCGTCTCTATCGCCGTCGTCCTGTGGCTGTTTTCGCCGGCGATTGCCATCCCCGCCACGCTCATGCTGGCCTTCGGCGACCCGATTTCGGGGCTGCTCGGCTCGGACGAGCGCCGGCGCGTCAAGCAGTCGTTCGTCCTCCTCGTGATGTTCGCCGTCTGTACCCTGCTCGCGCTCCCCTTCGTTGGGACGTACGCCGCCGTCGCCGGGGCCGTCGCCGCAACCCTCGCGGACGGCGCGACCCCGACGGTCGCGGGCTACGTCATCGACGACAACCTCACGATTCCGCCTGCTGCGGCCGTCGCGATGCTGGCCGTCATGGGGCTGTAG
- a CDS encoding Sjogren's syndrome/scleroderma autoantigen 1 family protein, which produces MSDFDREAEREKLREKYEQDRAKREQSERLSELLLKGATMTDKHCDECGDPIFRWDGQEFCPTCQQAGGAEAATQNTQQQPPDQAQPDASEEPSVEVEPESQTEQAVEPTERAEPQPRQSTDSQPRQPTEPQPKQPTDPQPRQPTQPSEPATHAPPTDAGDLAAARASLERTLATLSRQAEQADTLSETRKYLAGAKEAAEALDAAEQI; this is translated from the coding sequence ATGAGCGACTTCGACCGCGAGGCCGAACGCGAGAAACTCCGCGAGAAGTACGAACAGGACAGAGCAAAACGCGAACAGTCGGAGCGCCTCTCCGAACTCCTGCTCAAGGGCGCGACGATGACGGACAAACACTGCGACGAGTGTGGCGACCCCATCTTCCGGTGGGACGGCCAGGAGTTCTGCCCGACCTGTCAGCAGGCGGGCGGGGCGGAAGCCGCCACACAGAACACCCAGCAACAGCCACCCGACCAAGCACAGCCCGACGCGAGCGAGGAGCCGTCCGTCGAGGTCGAACCCGAATCGCAGACCGAGCAAGCCGTGGAGCCGACGGAGCGGGCGGAGCCACAGCCGCGACAGTCGACGGACTCACAGCCGCGACAGCCGACCGAACCACAGCCAAAACAGCCGACGGACCCGCAGCCGCGACAGCCGACCCAGCCCTCCGAGCCGGCGACCCACGCGCCGCCGACGGACGCGGGCGACCTCGCGGCCGCACGCGCGTCGCTCGAACGCACCCTCGCGACGCTCTCCCGACAGGCCGAACAGGCCGACACGCTCTCGGAGACGCGAAAATACCTCGCCGGCGCGAAGGAGGCCGCCGAGGCGCTCGACGCCGCAGAACAGATTTAA
- a CDS encoding DEAD/DEAH box helicase, with the protein MAAADADVEYLDRPLVSQCFLEDRAYQTQLADAASKTHTLVCLPTGLGKTTVSCLVTAHRLAEYGGTSLMLAPTKPLVQQHADFYREALEVADDDIVVFTGDVRPDDRAELWESARIVMATPQVVENDLVGNRISLADVTHITFDECHRATGDYAYNYIAERYHADAEEPLVTGMSASPGGDEEEILTVCENLGLVEVEVMTDADADVEKHTYRTEVDWQHVDLPDDVLAIRDALNEVITERLTKLKELGVTNSTDPNMSQRDLNKIRAQLQRLINNDDSSGYKGMSAHAEVMKLRRATELVETQSVESLRRYFERQREQARSSGASKASQRFVSEPKVKEAMRLAESFDGLHPKFRKTRILLAETFGLEDGSRAIVFTESRDTAETLTEFLNESFDARRFVGQGDKEGSDGMTQNEQKETLDAFRAGEFEVLVSTSVAEEGLDVPDVDLVLFYEPVPKGVRSIQRKGRTGRASEGKVVVLIANDTRDEAFFWMAQNEEKQMEEELRSLKGMTSELESELSQESLGSFEESGGATDSATTAEEAAGDSDDDESADEGEAESDGQAGLDSFAGEREPSEESATEDGNAPDGDEDSDGVAAVAGTDESGVEIVADQRELDSTIARDLSKRDGIETRLETLAVGDYVLSDRVVVERKSVDDFLDTLLGEDRSMFEQVGDAVRNYARPVVIVEGENLYGKRNVHPNAIRGALASLAVDFGASVLFTEDERGTANLLDVIARREQEESDREVRVHGEKSNKTLDEQQEYVVSSVAEVGPVTARALLESFGSVEAVMTASEEELQEVEGVGPVTAQRVREVVGSEYAG; encoded by the coding sequence ATGGCGGCCGCAGACGCCGACGTGGAGTATCTCGACCGGCCACTGGTGAGCCAGTGCTTTCTCGAAGACAGAGCCTACCAGACCCAGTTGGCCGACGCCGCGTCGAAAACCCACACGCTGGTCTGTCTCCCGACCGGACTCGGGAAGACGACAGTCTCCTGTCTCGTGACGGCCCACCGGCTCGCGGAGTACGGCGGCACCTCGCTGATGCTCGCGCCGACGAAGCCGCTCGTCCAACAGCACGCCGACTTCTATCGCGAGGCGCTGGAGGTGGCCGACGACGACATCGTCGTCTTCACCGGCGACGTGCGCCCCGACGACCGCGCCGAACTGTGGGAGTCGGCCCGCATCGTGATGGCCACCCCGCAGGTCGTCGAGAACGACCTCGTCGGCAACCGCATCTCGCTCGCGGACGTGACACACATCACGTTCGACGAGTGTCACCGCGCGACCGGCGACTACGCGTACAACTACATCGCCGAGCGGTACCACGCCGACGCGGAGGAGCCGCTCGTCACCGGGATGAGTGCGAGCCCCGGCGGCGACGAGGAGGAGATTCTGACGGTGTGTGAGAACCTCGGCCTGGTGGAGGTGGAGGTGATGACCGACGCCGACGCGGACGTGGAGAAACACACCTACCGGACGGAGGTGGACTGGCAACACGTCGACTTGCCCGACGACGTGCTCGCGATTCGAGACGCGCTCAACGAGGTCATCACAGAGCGGCTCACGAAGCTGAAGGAGCTGGGCGTGACGAACTCGACGGACCCGAACATGAGCCAGCGCGATTTGAACAAGATACGCGCACAGCTCCAGCGGCTCATCAACAACGACGACTCCTCGGGCTACAAGGGGATGTCCGCCCACGCGGAGGTGATGAAGCTCCGGCGGGCGACCGAACTCGTCGAGACGCAGTCCGTCGAATCGCTCCGCCGATACTTCGAGCGCCAGCGCGAGCAGGCCCGCTCGTCGGGCGCTTCGAAGGCGAGCCAGCGGTTCGTCTCCGAGCCGAAGGTGAAGGAGGCGATGCGACTCGCCGAGAGCTTCGACGGGCTTCACCCGAAGTTCCGGAAGACGCGGATTCTGCTGGCCGAGACGTTCGGCCTGGAGGATGGCTCGCGCGCCATCGTCTTCACCGAGAGCCGCGACACGGCAGAGACCCTGACGGAGTTCCTGAACGAGTCGTTCGACGCGCGGCGGTTCGTCGGTCAGGGCGACAAGGAAGGCTCCGACGGGATGACGCAAAACGAACAGAAGGAGACGCTCGACGCCTTCCGGGCCGGCGAGTTCGAGGTGCTCGTCTCCACCAGCGTCGCGGAGGAGGGGCTGGACGTACCGGACGTGGACCTCGTCTTGTTCTACGAGCCGGTGCCGAAGGGCGTGCGGTCCATCCAGCGGAAGGGCCGAACCGGCCGCGCGTCGGAGGGGAAGGTCGTCGTCTTGATCGCGAACGACACCCGCGACGAGGCGTTCTTCTGGATGGCACAAAACGAGGAGAAACAGATGGAAGAGGAGCTACGCTCGCTGAAGGGGATGACGAGCGAACTCGAATCCGAACTGAGCCAGGAGTCGCTGGGGAGCTTCGAGGAGAGCGGCGGAGCGACGGACTCGGCGACGACCGCAGAGGAAGCTGCGGGCGACAGCGACGACGACGAGTCGGCAGACGAGGGTGAAGCCGAGAGCGACGGACAGGCCGGGTTAGATTCGTTCGCCGGCGAGCGGGAGCCGTCAGAGGAGTCGGCGACCGAAGACGGCAATGCACCCGACGGAGACGAAGACAGCGACGGCGTGGCCGCCGTCGCCGGAACCGACGAGTCGGGCGTCGAAATCGTCGCCGACCAGCGCGAACTCGATTCGACCATCGCGCGCGACCTCTCGAAGCGCGACGGCATCGAGACGCGACTGGAGACGCTTGCCGTCGGCGACTACGTGCTCTCGGACCGCGTCGTCGTCGAGCGCAAGAGCGTGGACGACTTCCTCGACACCTTGCTCGGCGAGGACCGCTCGATGTTCGAGCAGGTGGGCGACGCGGTCCGCAACTACGCGCGCCCGGTCGTCATCGTCGAGGGGGAGAACCTCTACGGGAAGCGCAACGTCCACCCGAACGCGATTCGGGGCGCGCTCGCCTCGCTCGCCGTCGACTTCGGCGCGAGCGTCCTCTTCACCGAGGACGAACGGGGGACGGCGAACCTGCTCGACGTCATCGCCCGCCGCGAACAGGAGGAGAGCGACCGCGAGGTGCGCGTCCACGGCGAGAAGTCGAACAAGACGCTGGACGAACAACAGGAGTACGTCGTCAGTTCGGTCGCGGAGGTCGGGCCGGTGACGGCGCGCGCGCTGCTCGAATCCTTCGGCAGCGTCGAGGCGGTGATGACGGCGAGCGAGGAGGAGCTGCAAGAAGTCGAGGGCGTCGGTCCCGTCACCGCACAGCGGGTGCGCGAGGTCGTCGGGAGCGAGTACGCGGGTTAA